The following proteins come from a genomic window of Miscanthus floridulus cultivar M001 chromosome 2, ASM1932011v1, whole genome shotgun sequence:
- the LOC136540575 gene encoding uncharacterized protein — translation MDDIALLVTEQFEKNLKRGAPGAGAGGDSGSGGERRNFGAVAKVWSSWVESASAAASGVGVSVAVQLLEPKTGLALAAADGLFSA, via the coding sequence atggatgACATCGCGTTGCTGGTGACGGAGCAGTTCGAGAAGAATTTGAAGAGAGGCGCCCCCGGGGCCGGCGCCGGCGGggacagcggcagcggcggcgagagGAGGAACTTCGGGGCCGTGGCCAAGGTGTGGAGCTCGTGGGTGGAGTCCGCCTCTGCCGCCGCGTCCGGGGTGGGGGTCAGCGTCGCCGTGCAGCTGCTGGAGCCCAAGACCGGGCTCGCCCTGGCCGCCGCCGACGGCCTCTTCTCCGCCTAG